In Leifsonia sp. ZF2019, a genomic segment contains:
- a CDS encoding carbohydrate ABC transporter permease: protein MTTATRPETATAVRRDRDARKALTFKQKLSRFDVKASPYFYVAPFFVLFGLVGLFPLIYTFVVSLNKWNLLTGPGEWVGFGNYVAELQDPFFWNSLFNTVSIFLLSAIPQLIAAVFIAAVLDQNIRAKTFWRMSVLLPYVVTPVAVTLIFSSAFDEKYGLINNMLQAVGLDPVMWKTETFPAHVAIATMVNWRWTGYNALILLAAMQAVPRDIHESASLDGAGSFRRFFSITLPSIRPTMIFVIITATIGGLQIFTEPKLFNPSSAVPGGPQRQYQTTVLYLWDMAFNRQNFGKASAIAWMLFLLIVLFGLLNFLISRRIASTEARLHTKRTAKRLARSRAADAAAAAGDGSGSADPDAPTAEGARTLVAASEEKNL, encoded by the coding sequence ATGACCACCGCCACCCGCCCGGAGACCGCCACCGCGGTCCGGCGCGACCGGGATGCGCGCAAGGCGCTCACCTTCAAGCAGAAGCTCAGCCGCTTCGACGTCAAGGCGTCGCCGTACTTCTACGTGGCGCCGTTCTTCGTCCTCTTCGGGCTCGTCGGGCTGTTCCCGCTGATCTACACGTTCGTCGTGTCGCTCAACAAGTGGAACCTCCTCACCGGCCCCGGCGAATGGGTCGGCTTCGGCAACTACGTCGCCGAGCTGCAGGACCCGTTCTTCTGGAACTCCCTCTTCAACACGGTGAGCATCTTCCTGCTCTCCGCCATCCCCCAGCTCATCGCCGCCGTCTTCATCGCGGCCGTCCTGGACCAGAACATCCGCGCGAAGACCTTCTGGCGGATGAGCGTCCTGCTCCCCTACGTCGTCACCCCCGTCGCCGTCACGCTGATCTTCTCGAGCGCGTTCGACGAGAAGTACGGGCTCATCAACAACATGCTGCAGGCCGTCGGCCTCGACCCGGTGATGTGGAAGACGGAGACCTTCCCGGCCCACGTCGCCATCGCCACGATGGTCAACTGGCGCTGGACGGGCTACAACGCGCTCATCCTGCTCGCCGCCATGCAGGCCGTGCCGCGCGACATCCACGAGTCGGCGTCCCTCGACGGCGCCGGGTCGTTCCGCCGGTTCTTCTCGATCACGCTGCCGAGCATCCGCCCCACCATGATCTTCGTGATCATCACGGCGACCATCGGCGGCCTCCAGATCTTCACGGAGCCGAAGCTGTTCAACCCGTCCAGTGCGGTCCCGGGAGGACCGCAGCGGCAGTACCAGACCACCGTGCTCTACCTCTGGGACATGGCCTTCAACCGGCAGAACTTCGGCAAAGCCTCCGCGATCGCGTGGATGCTGTTCCTCCTGATCGTGCTGTTCGGCCTGCTCAACTTCCTGATCTCGCGGCGGATCGCCTCCACCGAGGCGCGCCTGCACACGAAACGGACGGCGAAACGCCTGGCGCGCAGCCGGGCCGCCGACGCCGCAGCCGCAGCCGGAGACGGATCCGGCTCCGCCGACCCCGACGCCCCCACCGCAGAAGGCGCCCGCACCCTGGTCGCCGCCAGCGAGGAGAAGAACCTGTGA
- a CDS encoding MDR family MFS transporter: MSHRQILFVIFGLMAGMFLSALDQTVVGTAIRTIGDDLHGLSQQAWVTTAYLIVSTIATPIYGKLSDIFGRRPLFIFAIVVFIIGSILASFSTSMVELAAFRAIQGLGAGGLMSMPLAIMGDMLAPRERAKYQGYFLAVFGISSLIGPLVGGLFAGADQILWIAGWRWVFLVNVPIGLIALAMVLRFLHLPKHARGSARIDWWGATAVVVALVPLLLVAEEGRDWGWDSAGAIACYVIGAVGVVAFILIERTMKDDALIPLKLFRSNTFSMATVIGVFVGFGMFGAMLTLPLYLQLVLGATPTESGLQMLPMILGLMISSIASGQIIARTGHYRQFPIIGTALLSGGFFYLTFVKYDGSYWFIAGAMLLIGLGLGQLMQTLTIASQNSVGVRDMGVATSASTFFRQIGGTLGTAVLLSLLFTVMPGNVKTSLADEPTLNSALNAALDPSVAQAPENKKIMEQSYDKIVSELTDKTTSGIQANVTKAQDAAKQAVADAVAAGQIPAAAQEQATTAAVEKATAAAGAAITAKAPYASVAPDGTVTLDFSNDTVRQNFVDSVAPSLSSTLKKSTSANAGSGNLDDTSFLNDADPRLSKPFLVGFNASAVEVYWVALMVVLIAFVLTWFFKTPPLRAKSALQEAADDAAEKDAAARREEEDEDVGILASRAAAEVGALIEPGADTASLRAQRPQTSAGE, translated from the coding sequence ATGTCGCACCGACAGATCCTCTTCGTGATCTTCGGTCTCATGGCCGGCATGTTCCTCTCGGCCCTCGACCAGACGGTCGTCGGCACGGCCATCCGCACCATCGGCGACGACCTGCACGGCCTGAGCCAGCAGGCGTGGGTGACCACGGCCTACCTGATCGTCTCCACGATCGCGACGCCGATCTACGGCAAGCTCTCCGACATCTTCGGCCGGCGCCCGCTGTTCATCTTCGCGATCGTCGTCTTCATCATCGGCTCGATCCTCGCCTCCTTCTCGACCTCGATGGTCGAGCTGGCCGCGTTCCGCGCCATCCAGGGCCTCGGCGCCGGCGGCCTGATGTCGATGCCGCTCGCGATCATGGGCGACATGCTCGCCCCCCGCGAGCGCGCCAAGTACCAGGGCTACTTCCTCGCCGTCTTCGGCATCTCGAGCCTCATCGGCCCGCTGGTCGGCGGCCTGTTCGCCGGCGCGGACCAGATCCTCTGGATCGCCGGATGGCGCTGGGTGTTCCTCGTCAACGTGCCGATCGGCCTCATCGCGCTGGCGATGGTGCTGCGCTTCCTGCACCTGCCCAAGCACGCCCGCGGCTCCGCACGGATCGACTGGTGGGGCGCGACAGCCGTCGTGGTCGCCCTCGTCCCCCTGCTGCTCGTCGCCGAAGAGGGTCGTGACTGGGGTTGGGACAGCGCCGGGGCCATCGCCTGCTACGTGATCGGAGCGGTCGGCGTCGTGGCCTTCATCCTCATCGAGAGGACGATGAAGGACGACGCGCTTATCCCGCTGAAGCTGTTCCGCTCGAACACCTTCTCGATGGCCACCGTCATCGGCGTGTTCGTCGGCTTCGGGATGTTCGGCGCCATGCTGACCCTCCCGCTCTACCTGCAGCTGGTGCTCGGCGCGACGCCGACCGAGTCGGGTCTGCAGATGCTCCCGATGATCCTCGGCCTGATGATCTCCTCGATCGCCTCCGGTCAGATCATCGCCCGCACCGGCCACTACCGCCAGTTCCCGATCATCGGCACCGCGCTGCTCAGCGGCGGATTCTTCTACCTGACCTTCGTCAAGTACGACGGGTCGTACTGGTTCATCGCCGGTGCCATGCTGCTGATCGGCCTCGGTCTCGGCCAGCTGATGCAGACCCTGACCATCGCCAGCCAGAACTCGGTCGGCGTGCGCGACATGGGCGTGGCGACCAGTGCCTCCACCTTCTTCCGTCAGATCGGTGGGACGCTGGGCACCGCGGTGCTGCTCTCCTTGCTCTTCACGGTCATGCCGGGCAACGTCAAGACGTCCCTCGCGGATGAGCCGACGCTGAACAGCGCATTGAACGCGGCCCTCGACCCGTCGGTCGCACAGGCTCCCGAGAACAAGAAGATCATGGAGCAGAGCTACGACAAGATCGTCTCCGAGCTGACCGACAAGACCACGTCCGGCATCCAGGCCAACGTCACCAAGGCGCAGGACGCCGCCAAGCAGGCTGTCGCCGACGCGGTGGCGGCCGGCCAGATCCCGGCCGCCGCGCAGGAGCAGGCGACGACCGCAGCCGTCGAGAAGGCGACCGCGGCCGCGGGTGCTGCGATCACGGCGAAGGCCCCGTACGCGTCCGTCGCTCCCGACGGGACCGTCACGCTGGACTTCTCGAACGACACCGTCCGTCAGAACTTCGTCGACTCCGTCGCGCCGAGCCTGTCCAGCACCCTCAAGAAGTCGACCAGCGCGAACGCCGGCAGTGGCAACCTCGACGACACGTCGTTCCTGAACGACGCCGACCCGCGCCTGTCGAAGCCGTTCCTCGTGGGCTTCAACGCGTCCGCGGTCGAGGTCTACTGGGTGGCTCTGATGGTCGTGCTGATCGCCTTCGTGCTGACGTGGTTCTTCAAGACCCCGCCGCTGCGCGCGAAGTCCGCACTGCAGGAGGCCGCGGACGACGCCGCGGAGAAGGACGCCGCCGCGCGCCGCGAGGAGGAGGACGAGGATGTCGGCATCCTCGCCAGCCGCGCGGCCGCCGAGGTCGGCGCGCTGATCGAACCGGGCGCGGACACCGCGTCCCTGCGGGCTCAGCGCCCGCAGACCTCTGCCGGCGAGTAG
- a CDS encoding amidase domain-containing protein, translating into MSSLSSSPRLRLRRVSLVAVAAAAALLFTGCAGEPSVATKALAGAAEKSTPRTASVSAVEPAAGSVSGGTVTLTGSNLQNVASVQIGGQPAAVTATTADAVTVAVPAAQSFAAGAVPIAVTDKSGKPVATDGKTYDYQVQTPVDKQLAYAMTYWKNYNSAEWGDLNSVGGDCANFVSQTLIARGWTMNADWYNKDAAADWSPAWGYVPSMDQYFSENAAALGLTEYSFDQRDKIKVGDIVMFDWNDNDSLDHVQIVSAVEHVNGQIKIKMVGHNEDTDYRDLDTTITVDHPGAIGHFWSLSK; encoded by the coding sequence ATGAGTTCTCTCAGCTCCTCCCCTCGTCTCCGCCTCCGACGCGTCTCCCTCGTCGCCGTCGCAGCCGCCGCTGCGCTCCTCTTCACCGGCTGCGCGGGCGAGCCCTCCGTCGCGACCAAAGCCCTGGCCGGTGCGGCCGAGAAGTCGACCCCGCGCACCGCGAGCGTCTCCGCGGTCGAGCCCGCCGCGGGGAGCGTCTCCGGCGGGACCGTCACCCTCACCGGTTCGAACCTCCAGAATGTGGCGAGCGTGCAGATCGGCGGCCAGCCCGCCGCGGTCACCGCCACCACCGCAGACGCGGTCACGGTAGCCGTCCCGGCCGCGCAGAGCTTCGCCGCGGGTGCCGTGCCGATCGCGGTGACCGACAAGTCGGGCAAGCCGGTCGCGACCGATGGCAAGACGTACGACTACCAGGTGCAGACCCCGGTCGACAAACAGCTCGCGTACGCCATGACCTATTGGAAGAACTACAACTCGGCCGAGTGGGGCGACCTCAACTCGGTGGGAGGCGACTGCGCCAACTTCGTCAGCCAGACCCTCATCGCTCGCGGCTGGACCATGAACGCCGACTGGTACAACAAGGACGCCGCCGCCGACTGGAGCCCGGCCTGGGGGTACGTGCCCTCGATGGACCAGTACTTCAGCGAGAACGCCGCGGCCCTCGGTCTGACCGAGTACTCCTTCGACCAGCGGGACAAGATCAAGGTCGGCGACATCGTGATGTTCGACTGGAACGACAACGACTCGCTCGACCACGTGCAGATCGTCTCGGCCGTCGAGCACGTGAACGGCCAGATCAAGATCAAGATGGTCGGGCACAACGAGGACACCGACTACCGCGACCTCGACACCACCATCACGGTCGACCACCCGGGCGCGATCGGCCACTTCTGGAGCCTCTCGAAGTAG
- a CDS encoding carbohydrate ABC transporter permease, with the protein MTTTASRPTSSTSPRPAPQRAPKRKALGIDRRPGFLTYGILFVIFVGGAYPLWWSYVAGSSDSTVLTATWPPLLPGGQFWKNIGEVLGTVPFWQALGNSLIVSTVITASVVLFSTLAGYAFAKLRFRGREGLMVFVIATLAVPTQLGIIPLFMVMKQFGWTGTLGAVIVPTLVTAFGVFFMRQYLVDVIPDELIEAARVDGANMIRTFWHVGVPAARPAMAILGLFTFMTAWTDYLWPLLVAPQNPTLQVALSQLQSAKYVDYSIVLAGAVLATIPLLLLFVLAGRQLVSGIMAGAVKG; encoded by the coding sequence GTGACCACCACCGCCTCCCGGCCGACATCGAGCACGTCGCCGCGCCCCGCGCCCCAGCGTGCACCCAAGCGCAAAGCGCTGGGCATCGATCGCCGCCCCGGCTTCCTCACCTACGGCATCCTGTTCGTCATCTTCGTCGGCGGCGCCTACCCGCTGTGGTGGTCGTACGTCGCCGGATCCAGCGACAGCACCGTGCTCACCGCCACCTGGCCGCCGCTGCTGCCGGGCGGCCAGTTCTGGAAGAACATCGGCGAGGTGCTCGGCACGGTGCCGTTCTGGCAGGCGCTCGGCAACTCGCTCATCGTCTCCACTGTCATCACCGCCTCGGTCGTGCTCTTCTCGACACTGGCGGGCTACGCGTTCGCCAAGCTGCGCTTCCGCGGCCGCGAGGGCCTGATGGTGTTCGTGATCGCGACACTGGCGGTGCCGACCCAGCTCGGCATCATCCCGCTCTTCATGGTCATGAAGCAGTTCGGCTGGACGGGCACTCTCGGCGCCGTGATCGTGCCGACCCTGGTCACCGCCTTCGGCGTGTTCTTCATGCGCCAGTACCTCGTCGACGTCATCCCGGACGAACTGATCGAGGCCGCCCGCGTCGACGGCGCGAACATGATCCGCACCTTCTGGCACGTCGGCGTCCCCGCAGCACGCCCGGCCATGGCGATCCTCGGCCTCTTCACCTTCATGACGGCGTGGACGGACTACCTCTGGCCCCTCCTCGTCGCGCCGCAGAACCCGACCCTGCAGGTCGCCCTGAGCCAGCTGCAGTCGGCGAAGTACGTCGACTACTCGATCGTGCTCGCCGGCGCCGTGCTCGCCACCATCCCCCTGCTCCTCCTCTTCGTGCTCGCCGGCCGGCAGCTGGTCTCCGGCATCATGGCCGGCGCGGTGAAAGGCTGA
- a CDS encoding M15 family metallopeptidase encodes MGGARLRATTMGVGLVGGALAVLLALGGCAAEPSVDAGARGGGHSPTEHPHTPPPTPDAIPKHRPVPSAAPPPQSVGFDATAQSVDDPVSTWVVVNKPRALQPIGFVPPDLVYPDVTYVNRQPMRQPVADALVAMFQAGKQEAGLDFSVQSAYRSFDSQTRVYDDDVARNGQDFADTDTARPGHSEHQTGLAVDISAVPAKCSLAACFGETPQGVWLAANAWRFGFLLRYPADKVEVTGFTYEPWHFRFVGVPLATQLHATGVTTLEEFFHCDGGTRYH; translated from the coding sequence ATGGGGGGAGCCCGGCTGCGGGCGACGACGATGGGCGTCGGCCTGGTCGGCGGCGCCCTCGCGGTGCTGCTCGCCCTCGGCGGCTGCGCGGCCGAGCCGAGCGTCGACGCGGGCGCCCGCGGTGGGGGCCACAGTCCGACGGAGCATCCGCACACCCCGCCGCCCACGCCCGATGCCATCCCGAAGCACCGCCCCGTGCCGTCGGCGGCGCCACCGCCGCAGAGCGTGGGCTTCGACGCGACCGCCCAGTCCGTCGACGACCCCGTGAGCACCTGGGTCGTGGTGAACAAGCCGCGTGCCCTCCAGCCGATCGGCTTCGTCCCGCCGGACCTGGTCTACCCCGACGTCACATACGTCAACCGCCAGCCCATGCGCCAGCCGGTCGCCGACGCACTGGTCGCGATGTTCCAGGCGGGCAAGCAGGAGGCCGGCCTCGACTTCTCGGTGCAGAGCGCCTACCGCTCCTTCGACTCCCAGACGCGGGTCTACGACGACGACGTCGCCCGCAACGGTCAGGATTTCGCCGACACGGACACCGCCCGTCCGGGCCACAGCGAGCACCAGACCGGTCTCGCCGTCGACATCAGCGCCGTTCCGGCGAAGTGCTCCCTCGCGGCCTGCTTCGGCGAGACGCCGCAGGGTGTCTGGCTGGCGGCGAACGCCTGGCGGTTCGGCTTCCTCCTGCGGTATCCGGCCGACAAGGTGGAGGTGACCGGATTCACCTACGAGCCGTGGCACTTCCGGTTCGTCGGCGTGCCGCTCGCGACGCAGCTGCACGCGACCGGCGTCACGACGCTCGAGGAGTTCTTCCACTGCGACGGCGGCACGCGGTACCACTGA
- the pgm gene encoding phosphoglucomutase (alpha-D-glucose-1,6-bisphosphate-dependent), with the protein MDPRAGTPAQPSDLIDVDALRAAYYELKPDVSVPEQRVVFGTSGHRGSSLNTAFNEDHILATTQAIVEYRASQGITGPLFIGADTHLLSEFAMTSALAVLVGNEVRVLVDEFDDWVPTPAVSHAIIAYNKAGHDDEADGIVVTPSHNPPTDGGFKYNPPHGGPADTDATSWIAKRANEIIADGLKDVRQAEPSGVETYDFRGKYVDDLENIIDVKAIRESGIRIGADPLGGASVHYWQAIAERYELDLTVVNPLVDPAWGFMTLDWDGKIRMDPSSPSAMASVVERRADFDILTGNDADADRHGIVTPDGGLMNPNHYLAVAIDYLFRTRSGWREDAAVGKTLVSSSIIDRVADSLGRRLWEVPVGFKWFVPGLIDGSVGFGGEESAGASFLRFDGSVWTTDKDGILLALLASEIRAVTGKSPSELYRELTDRFGDPVYQRVDAQATPAQKAALGKLDGDAIAATELAGEPITAKLSRAPGNDAPLGGVKVQTKDAWFAARPSGTEDVYKIYAESFAGEDNLREVQEEAKRIVGDAIA; encoded by the coding sequence ATGGATCCCCGAGCAGGCACCCCCGCGCAGCCCTCCGACCTCATCGACGTGGATGCCCTCCGCGCCGCGTATTACGAGCTCAAGCCGGATGTGAGCGTCCCGGAGCAGCGGGTGGTGTTCGGGACGTCCGGGCATCGCGGCAGCTCGCTCAACACCGCGTTCAACGAAGACCACATCCTCGCGACCACGCAGGCGATCGTCGAGTACCGGGCGTCGCAGGGGATCACCGGCCCGCTGTTCATCGGGGCGGACACGCATCTGCTGAGCGAGTTCGCGATGACCTCGGCCCTGGCCGTGCTGGTCGGCAACGAGGTGCGGGTGCTGGTGGACGAGTTCGACGACTGGGTGCCGACGCCGGCGGTGTCGCACGCGATCATCGCCTACAACAAGGCGGGGCACGACGACGAGGCCGACGGCATCGTGGTGACGCCGAGCCACAACCCGCCGACCGACGGCGGGTTCAAGTACAACCCGCCGCACGGCGGACCGGCCGACACGGACGCGACGAGCTGGATCGCGAAGCGCGCGAACGAGATCATCGCGGACGGGCTGAAGGACGTGCGCCAGGCGGAGCCGAGCGGGGTCGAGACGTACGACTTCCGCGGGAAGTACGTGGACGACCTCGAGAACATCATCGACGTGAAGGCGATCCGCGAGAGCGGGATCCGGATCGGAGCGGACCCGCTGGGCGGCGCGAGCGTGCACTACTGGCAGGCGATCGCGGAGCGGTACGAACTCGACCTCACGGTCGTGAACCCGCTGGTCGACCCGGCGTGGGGGTTCATGACGCTGGACTGGGACGGCAAGATCCGCATGGATCCGTCGAGCCCCTCGGCGATGGCGTCGGTCGTGGAGCGGCGCGCCGACTTCGACATCCTGACCGGCAACGACGCGGACGCCGACCGGCACGGGATCGTCACGCCGGACGGCGGCCTGATGAACCCGAATCATTACCTCGCCGTCGCGATCGACTACCTGTTCCGCACCCGCTCGGGATGGCGGGAGGACGCCGCGGTCGGCAAGACGCTGGTGTCGTCCTCGATCATCGACCGGGTGGCGGATTCGCTCGGCCGGCGGCTGTGGGAGGTCCCGGTCGGGTTCAAGTGGTTCGTCCCCGGCCTGATCGACGGCTCGGTGGGCTTCGGCGGCGAGGAAAGCGCGGGCGCGAGCTTCCTGCGGTTCGACGGCTCGGTGTGGACGACGGACAAGGACGGCATCCTGCTCGCTCTGCTCGCCAGCGAGATCCGAGCCGTGACGGGCAAGTCCCCCTCGGAGCTGTACCGCGAGCTGACCGACCGCTTCGGCGACCCGGTCTACCAGCGCGTCGACGCCCAGGCGACGCCGGCGCAGAAGGCCGCGCTCGGCAAGCTCGACGGCGACGCGATCGCGGCGACCGAGCTGGCGGGCGAGCCGATCACGGCGAAGCTGAGCCGCGCGCCCGGCAACGACGCACCCCTCGGCGGCGTCAAGGTGCAGACGAAGGACGCCTGGTTCGCCGCGCGCCCGAGCGGCACGGAGGACGTCTACAAGATCTACGCGGAGAGCTTCGCGGGCGAGGACAACCTGCGCGAAGTGCAGGAGGAGGCCAAACGGATCGTGGGCGACGCGATCGCCTGA
- a CDS encoding cation:proton antiporter domain-containing protein — MPVIILIGFAAVALWSLVAHRFERVGIAGPAGLAALGALVVIPGVPAFTAAIDSDVSEHVVELILAVLLFVDACEVRGGLFGGEGRSLARLVLIALPLSLVLVVLVGVWLLPQIGVFVLIVIACVLMPTDFAPATALLRSERIPARVRRILNVESGYNDGLISPVFGISLAIAVALPTLIRIAESGSEASGDEAQLEKNITDLLQAFFGAVPATAIAILIGVLLGGTLGLLTRWAARRGWADATGIRFVTLLTPLLAFGIATVHELAANGFVAAFVAGVIYRVARTRRTELDAVPHTELLLVEEVSAVAANFVWFILGGMTTAVIVDGIDWRLLVVAVLALTVFRAVPVYIAMLGSSVGWRDRTFLGLLGPRGTASIVFGLLAFNQLPESVSGDVLSVTVLTVVGSILLHGVAAPFALRRIVPAAATTAAVPEDDGRRG; from the coding sequence ATGCCCGTCATCATCCTCATCGGCTTCGCCGCGGTCGCGCTCTGGTCACTGGTCGCCCACCGCTTCGAGCGCGTCGGGATCGCAGGTCCTGCCGGCCTCGCCGCCCTCGGCGCCCTGGTCGTCATCCCCGGCGTCCCTGCGTTCACCGCAGCCATCGACAGCGACGTGTCCGAGCACGTGGTCGAGCTCATCCTGGCCGTCCTGCTGTTCGTCGACGCCTGTGAGGTCCGCGGCGGGCTGTTCGGCGGGGAGGGGCGCTCGCTCGCGCGTCTCGTCCTCATCGCCCTGCCGCTCTCGTTGGTCCTGGTCGTCCTCGTCGGCGTGTGGCTGCTGCCGCAGATCGGCGTGTTCGTGCTCATCGTCATCGCCTGCGTCCTGATGCCGACCGACTTCGCCCCGGCCACGGCCCTGCTGCGCTCGGAGCGCATCCCGGCCCGTGTGCGCCGCATCCTCAACGTCGAGAGCGGCTACAACGATGGTCTCATCTCGCCGGTGTTCGGGATCTCGCTGGCCATCGCCGTCGCGCTTCCCACTCTCATCCGCATCGCCGAGTCCGGCTCCGAGGCGTCCGGGGACGAGGCGCAGCTGGAGAAGAACATCACCGACCTCCTGCAGGCGTTCTTCGGCGCCGTGCCCGCGACGGCCATCGCCATCCTGATCGGCGTGCTCCTCGGCGGCACGCTGGGTCTCCTCACCCGCTGGGCCGCGCGCCGCGGCTGGGCCGACGCCACCGGCATCCGATTCGTCACCCTGCTGACCCCGCTGCTCGCCTTCGGGATCGCGACCGTGCACGAGCTCGCCGCCAACGGCTTCGTCGCGGCGTTCGTCGCCGGCGTCATCTACCGCGTCGCGCGCACCAGGCGCACGGAGCTCGACGCTGTCCCGCACACCGAGCTCCTGCTGGTCGAGGAGGTCAGCGCGGTCGCGGCGAACTTCGTCTGGTTCATCCTCGGCGGGATGACGACCGCGGTGATCGTGGACGGCATCGACTGGCGGCTGCTCGTCGTCGCCGTCCTGGCCCTCACCGTCTTCCGTGCGGTGCCCGTCTACATCGCGATGCTCGGCTCGTCCGTCGGCTGGAGGGATCGCACCTTCCTCGGGCTGCTGGGACCGCGCGGCACGGCGTCGATCGTGTTCGGTCTCCTGGCCTTCAATCAGCTGCCGGAATCCGTCAGTGGCGATGTGCTGAGCGTGACCGTGTTGACCGTCGTGGGCAGCATCCTGCTCCACGGCGTCGCCGCACCATTCGCCCTGCGGAGGATCGTGCCGGCGGCGGCGACGACGGCCGCCGTCCCGGAGGACGACGGCCGTCGTGGGTGA
- a CDS encoding ABC transporter substrate-binding protein, with amino-acid sequence MKLSRRTKVAAAIAGAASFALLAAGCSSSGSDGGSSSDPITLTVTTFGTMGFDKLYSEYEKEHPNIKIKATNIDTGDNALTDWQTKQAAGSGLPDVQAVEEGWLSKVMQVSDQFNDLKDYGADKIKDRWVDWKLKQATDKDGRIIGYGTDIGPEGLCYNGKLFAAAGLPSDRESVAKLFGGDNATWADYFKVGEQYKAATGKAFYDQSGFLWNAMVNQQPEGYYTKDGKLNIEDNSDLKALWGQLAAGAAAGLSSNQTQWDWGKGKAFTDGSFATFVCPGWMLGVVKGQVEAGGGSADTGWDFANVFPGGAANWGGSFLTVPKQSKHPKEAAELAAWLTTAKSQVATFQAAGTFPSVTAAQSDPGVTGQSDLTKFFDNAPIGEILAQRAKGVVAQYKGPDDSVIQSQVFGPSVQELDSGKANGDQAWDNAMKLLNQLVVNK; translated from the coding sequence GTGAAGCTTTCACGACGCACCAAGGTCGCGGCCGCCATTGCCGGCGCCGCGTCCTTCGCCCTCCTCGCCGCCGGCTGCTCATCGAGCGGCAGCGACGGCGGGAGCAGCTCGGACCCCATCACGCTGACCGTCACCACGTTCGGCACGATGGGCTTCGACAAGCTCTACTCGGAATACGAGAAGGAGCACCCCAACATCAAGATCAAGGCGACCAACATCGACACCGGTGACAACGCCCTGACCGACTGGCAGACCAAGCAGGCGGCCGGCAGCGGCCTCCCGGATGTGCAGGCCGTCGAGGAGGGCTGGCTCTCCAAGGTCATGCAGGTCTCCGACCAGTTCAACGACCTGAAGGACTACGGCGCCGACAAGATCAAGGACCGCTGGGTCGACTGGAAGCTCAAGCAGGCCACCGACAAGGACGGCCGCATCATCGGCTACGGCACGGACATCGGGCCGGAGGGCCTCTGCTACAACGGCAAGCTCTTCGCCGCGGCCGGCCTGCCGAGCGACCGCGAGTCCGTCGCCAAGCTCTTCGGCGGCGACAACGCCACCTGGGCGGACTACTTCAAGGTCGGCGAGCAGTACAAGGCCGCCACCGGCAAGGCCTTCTACGACCAGTCCGGCTTCCTCTGGAACGCGATGGTGAACCAGCAGCCCGAGGGCTACTACACCAAGGACGGCAAGCTGAACATCGAGGACAACTCCGACCTCAAGGCGCTCTGGGGGCAGCTGGCCGCCGGTGCCGCCGCCGGGCTCTCCTCCAACCAGACCCAGTGGGACTGGGGCAAGGGCAAGGCGTTCACGGACGGCTCGTTCGCGACCTTCGTCTGCCCGGGCTGGATGCTCGGCGTCGTCAAGGGCCAGGTCGAGGCGGGCGGCGGCAGCGCCGACACCGGCTGGGACTTCGCCAACGTGTTCCCGGGCGGCGCGGCCAACTGGGGCGGCTCGTTCCTGACCGTGCCGAAGCAGTCGAAGCACCCGAAGGAGGCGGCCGAGCTCGCCGCCTGGCTGACCACCGCGAAGTCGCAGGTCGCCACGTTCCAGGCCGCCGGCACGTTCCCGTCGGTGACCGCGGCGCAGTCCGACCCCGGCGTGACCGGTCAGAGCGACCTGACGAAGTTCTTCGACAACGCCCCGATCGGTGAGATCCTCGCCCAGCGCGCCAAGGGCGTCGTGGCCCAGTACAAGGGACCGGACGACTCGGTCATCCAGTCGCAGGTCTTCGGCCCGTCCGTCCAGGAACTCGACTCCGGCAAGGCGAACGGTGACCAGGCGTGGGACAACGCGATGAAGCTGCTGAACCAGCTGGTCGTCAACAAGTAG